A part of Saimiri boliviensis isolate mSaiBol1 chromosome 11, mSaiBol1.pri, whole genome shotgun sequence genomic DNA contains:
- the ID3 gene encoding DNA-binding protein inhibitor ID-3 → MKALSPVRGCYEAVCCLSERSLAIARGRGKGPAAEEPLSLLDDMNHCYSRLRELVPGVPRGTQLSQVEILQRVIDYILDLQVVLAEPAPGPPDGPHLPIQTAELAPELVISNDKRSFCH, encoded by the exons ATGAAGGCGCTGAGCCCGGTGCGCGGCTGCTACGAGGCCGTGTGCTGCCTGTCCGAACGCAGTCTGGCCATCGCCCGGGGCCGAGGCAAGGGCCCGGCGGCGGAGGAGCCGCTGAGCCTGCTGGACGACATGAACCACTGCTACTCCCGCCTGCGGGAACTGGTACCCGGCGTCCCGAGGGGCACTCAGCTTAGCCAGGTGGAAATCCTACAGCGCGTCATCGACTACATCCTCGACCTGCAGGTGGTCCTGGCCGAGCCAGCCCCTGGACCCCCCGACGGGCCCCATCTCCCCATCCAG ACAGCCGAGCTCGCTCCGGAACTTGTCATCTCCAATGACAAAAGGAGCTTCTGCCACTGA